A window from Chitinophaga filiformis encodes these proteins:
- a CDS encoding methyltransferase produces the protein MNNAITLLVIEIHDGYSHVWKSLLALEANTAKRLEMGSGLLTVELSTTAYSFLLNFSYTPGSDEEVIPQRLARLASRSFYTVFRNFFTDNSAVNLFEVSVLFEATFPLLQAFSKDTMPYVKQYLSRTGYDFTITENEELEGCKVLDIQRSAGIRYLVTDLYTFLLFAARRITPHDIRHEMILGELNMLDSEKIIDLGCGDGAFIFHVLDDLSANDGIKKISGVEIDTEPFSKAVERLKGLEAVDGVEIMQADITTCDQRFREFDTVLLIEVIEHLEDAPLKTLEKVVFDFIRPRHVLVSTPNADYNKYVPEMLPNGFRHWDHKFEWGKDAFMNWSQNIASEYGYAGDYLMIGRVMENNSSMSQMILFKRVD, from the coding sequence ATGAATAACGCCATTACCCTGCTGGTAATAGAAATACATGACGGGTACAGCCATGTATGGAAGAGCCTGTTGGCCCTGGAAGCAAATACAGCAAAGAGACTGGAGATGGGCAGTGGCCTGTTGACAGTAGAACTGAGTACCACCGCATACTCATTCTTACTCAATTTTTCATATACACCCGGCAGTGATGAAGAGGTAATACCTCAAAGGCTTGCCCGCCTGGCCAGCCGCTCTTTCTATACGGTTTTCAGGAATTTCTTTACAGATAATAGTGCCGTGAACCTCTTTGAAGTATCCGTATTATTCGAAGCTACTTTCCCCCTGTTACAGGCGTTTTCAAAAGACACAATGCCTTATGTGAAGCAATATCTTTCCCGGACAGGATATGATTTTACTATTACGGAAAATGAAGAGCTGGAAGGTTGTAAGGTCCTGGATATTCAGCGAAGCGCTGGTATCAGGTACCTGGTGACGGATCTCTACACCTTCCTGCTTTTTGCTGCCAGGAGGATAACCCCGCACGATATCCGGCACGAGATGATACTCGGGGAATTGAACATGTTGGATAGTGAAAAGATCATAGACCTGGGATGTGGCGATGGTGCGTTCATTTTCCATGTGCTGGATGACCTTTCTGCAAATGACGGCATTAAAAAGATCAGTGGGGTCGAAATTGACACCGAACCATTCTCCAAAGCGGTAGAGCGTTTAAAAGGATTAGAAGCAGTGGACGGGGTAGAGATCATGCAGGCAGATATAACTACCTGCGATCAGCGGTTCAGGGAATTCGATACAGTATTGCTGATCGAAGTGATCGAACATCTGGAAGATGCACCGCTTAAGACACTGGAAAAGGTAGTGTTTGATTTTATCAGGCCCCGGCATGTACTGGTCTCAACTCCGAACGCGGATTATAATAAATATGTCCCGGAGATGTTGCCGAACGGCTTTCGCCACTGGGATCACAAATTTGAGTGGGGAAAGGATGCTTTTATGAACTGGTCGCAGAACATAGCGAGCGAGTACGGTTATGCCGGCGATTATCTTATGATAGGCCGGGTAATGGAGAATAATTCATCGATGTCTCAAATGATCTTGTTTAAAAGGGTCGATTAA
- a CDS encoding aminoglycoside 6-adenylyltransferase, with the protein MVDKLEKAIRKFKSFAQHNEDVQALIAFGSSSRKKQDEFSDLDLFMFTTSPSKYLDQDDSSWLEKLDPVLSRVVVREEFNNVRMNRIIMKDGLSLDIIVVNATEFRKGKYYFLLKEYHLNKILPDNIIEAIEAKLYKFHYFLKRGYTIIYDKVGIARIVDDIFKSNEGKTDDENIVTAEKFEQHCSQFWQMCHRMSLKLMKGDYYYAVVVLDNVIKRNLIRLIEWNIITERQEKNETVDVYYNGAKLYQWCTPGIIERLYDVFPHSGPDEMRQALLKTMSLYREEAAALAHRKGYVLDTKQEQRVYALVSQPIVLPENAARARLSNATAQLCALAKDDQQVKALLSFGSVGAGKQDAFSNLDAYMITGKPQLFLRKEVWEKYLGNVLSFFVQQNRKGYLLMIILENGLRIDLVLMPYRMLKKTGRYLRMKKMRNYLLTGISRKRVQRRMELMAGDLERGYELLYDNAGVDAVIRSVIDHHNAGLVKDAPDSYAFYVNYGQFWQTNYHAMVKLIREDFYYAVVVLDNLVKKLLLEMIEWQYRELQPAADLFYNGANIREWCDEVLVKELQHIFPHSSIQDMRKAMLKEMDVYKRVSHALAKRYGYQLNEELENMVYAFVDGSSSADNMILNVSDKIRKI; encoded by the coding sequence ATGGTAGATAAATTAGAGAAAGCAATAAGGAAATTTAAATCCTTCGCACAGCATAATGAGGATGTGCAGGCACTCATTGCCTTTGGATCATCCAGCAGGAAAAAGCAGGATGAGTTTTCTGACCTCGACCTGTTTATGTTCACTACTTCGCCATCAAAATATCTTGATCAGGACGACAGTAGCTGGCTGGAAAAACTTGATCCTGTATTGTCGAGAGTAGTGGTGAGAGAAGAATTTAATAATGTGCGTATGAACCGGATTATAATGAAAGACGGCTTATCGCTCGACATCATTGTGGTAAATGCAACGGAATTCAGGAAAGGAAAATATTATTTCCTGCTGAAGGAATATCATTTAAACAAAATACTTCCTGATAATATCATAGAGGCTATAGAAGCAAAGCTCTATAAGTTCCATTATTTTCTTAAGCGCGGGTATACTATCATATACGATAAGGTTGGCATCGCCCGGATCGTTGACGATATTTTTAAAAGTAATGAAGGGAAGACAGATGATGAAAATATTGTAACAGCCGAAAAATTCGAACAGCATTGCAGCCAGTTCTGGCAAATGTGCCACAGGATGAGCCTGAAGCTGATGAAGGGCGATTATTATTATGCTGTTGTCGTGCTGGACAATGTAATAAAGCGGAACCTTATCCGGTTGATAGAATGGAATATTATTACCGAACGGCAGGAGAAGAATGAAACGGTTGATGTTTACTATAATGGCGCCAAATTATACCAATGGTGCACCCCTGGAATAATAGAAAGATTGTATGACGTGTTCCCCCATTCCGGGCCGGATGAAATGCGGCAGGCATTGTTGAAGACCATGTCTCTTTACAGGGAGGAGGCGGCCGCTTTGGCACATAGGAAAGGGTATGTACTTGATACAAAACAGGAGCAGCGAGTGTACGCGCTGGTCAGCCAGCCAATCGTATTGCCCGAAAATGCAGCACGCGCAAGACTGAGCAATGCTACCGCGCAATTATGTGCTTTAGCGAAGGATGATCAGCAGGTGAAGGCCTTGTTGTCATTTGGTTCTGTAGGAGCGGGAAAGCAGGATGCTTTTTCTAATCTTGATGCCTACATGATAACAGGGAAGCCGCAGCTATTCCTCAGGAAGGAAGTATGGGAAAAGTACCTGGGAAATGTCTTGTCCTTCTTTGTACAGCAAAATAGAAAAGGATACCTGCTGATGATAATCCTGGAGAATGGACTGCGCATTGACCTGGTACTGATGCCTTACAGGATGCTGAAAAAAACAGGGCGTTACCTGCGGATGAAGAAAATGAGGAATTACTTACTGACAGGTATTTCCAGGAAAAGAGTGCAAAGAAGAATGGAGTTGATGGCCGGGGATCTGGAAAGAGGGTATGAGCTGTTGTATGACAATGCCGGCGTAGATGCTGTCATCCGGTCGGTAATTGATCATCACAATGCAGGCCTTGTAAAAGATGCTCCTGATAGTTATGCATTCTATGTGAACTACGGCCAATTCTGGCAAACAAACTACCATGCCATGGTAAAGCTGATCCGGGAGGATTTTTATTATGCCGTGGTGGTGCTTGATAACCTGGTGAAAAAGTTGCTGCTGGAAATGATCGAGTGGCAGTACAGGGAACTGCAACCAGCGGCAGATCTGTTTTATAATGGTGCCAATATACGTGAATGGTGTGATGAAGTGCTTGTGAAGGAGCTGCAGCATATTTTCCCGCATAGTAGCATACAGGATATGAGAAAGGCGATGCTGAAAGAAATGGATGTTTATAAACGGGTATCGCATGCCCTGGCTAAGCGGTATGGTTACCAACTGAATGAGGAGCTGGAAAATATGGTCTACGCTTTTGTAGACGGCAGCTCATCTGCAGATAATATGATTCTAAATGTATCAGATAAAATACGCAAAATATGA
- a CDS encoding cyclic peptide export ABC transporter, which yields MYKISLRQILFLLMFSVPNTLLTLGILVIVNGILSGRKMMFQDKLGIVFFSIVGISFLLNIFFQRKIIAYSYRMIYENEMNIMRYFLQSSLSQLEKIGMQRVYGVIEDMRIFTFLPGIVATTITSIITLLICLFYFLTVSVFATIVVVAIILTIAGGYFWASKKLEGRIKHQRELNDRYFRIVDDVLRGFKELKLSDTRRNKLYENFLRPNRATSSEVESYVAGKYLVLNLFSQYGLYLVIGVVLFVLPVMHFFGKDQVSSLVVVLFFIRGPINSLIAMQSFYTKSIVANRRISAFLKDIKNSPPCNTDENVAAGGKRLEELRFEGVKYHYQSASSEKPFSLGPVDLTINEGETVFIIGGNGSGKSTFINLLTGISSPHEGKIFLNGKEVRGDNQHYRNHISAVFSDHHLFYEHYEQYSLENNGEYERLLKIMELDKVIPNNDDVAARKKFSKGQGKRMAMIFALLEERPVLVLDEWAADQDPYFRKFFYERLLPELRAKRKTIIAVTHDDAYFRHADRIVKFDYGKVAKDIFINVQEMDTETLKLW from the coding sequence ATGTATAAAATATCGTTACGGCAAATACTCTTCCTCCTGATGTTTTCAGTGCCTAATACCTTGTTGACACTGGGTATCCTGGTGATTGTTAATGGTATTTTATCAGGAAGGAAAATGATGTTTCAGGACAAACTCGGCATTGTCTTTTTTTCTATCGTCGGTATTTCTTTCCTGTTGAATATTTTCTTTCAGCGGAAGATAATAGCTTATTCATACAGGATGATCTATGAGAACGAGATGAATATCATGAGGTATTTTCTCCAGTCAAGCTTAAGTCAGCTGGAGAAGATAGGTATGCAAAGGGTATATGGGGTCATTGAAGATATGAGGATATTCACTTTCCTTCCCGGCATTGTTGCTACCACCATTACGAGTATTATCACACTCCTTATCTGCCTTTTCTATTTCCTGACAGTATCTGTGTTCGCGACCATTGTTGTTGTGGCCATTATACTGACCATTGCCGGCGGGTACTTCTGGGCAAGTAAAAAATTGGAAGGAAGAATAAAACATCAGCGTGAATTGAATGATAGATACTTCCGGATCGTTGATGATGTACTCCGGGGATTCAAAGAACTGAAGTTAAGCGATACCAGGCGAAATAAACTATATGAGAACTTCCTTCGCCCTAACCGCGCCACTTCCAGCGAAGTGGAATCATATGTGGCAGGTAAATACCTGGTGTTAAACCTTTTTAGCCAATATGGATTATACCTGGTGATAGGGGTAGTGCTCTTCGTGCTGCCGGTGATGCATTTCTTTGGAAAAGATCAGGTGTCTTCGCTGGTTGTTGTACTGTTTTTTATTCGTGGGCCTATTAACAGCCTTATTGCTATGCAGTCTTTTTATACAAAAAGCATAGTAGCCAACAGACGCATTTCGGCCTTCTTAAAAGATATAAAGAATAGTCCACCATGTAATACGGATGAGAACGTAGCAGCTGGCGGCAAAAGGTTAGAGGAACTGCGGTTCGAAGGAGTGAAATACCACTATCAATCAGCCTCGTCTGAGAAGCCCTTCTCACTGGGCCCCGTAGATCTGACCATCAATGAGGGCGAAACGGTGTTCATCATTGGTGGGAATGGGAGTGGTAAAAGCACATTTATCAACTTATTGACAGGCATTTCTTCGCCACATGAAGGAAAGATCTTTCTAAACGGCAAAGAGGTGAGGGGCGACAACCAGCATTACCGGAATCATATATCCGCTGTTTTTAGTGATCATCATCTTTTTTATGAACACTATGAACAATACTCGCTGGAGAATAATGGTGAGTATGAACGCCTGCTGAAAATAATGGAATTGGATAAAGTCATCCCTAATAATGACGATGTAGCCGCCCGTAAAAAGTTTTCAAAAGGACAGGGGAAGCGGATGGCAATGATCTTCGCATTGCTGGAAGAAAGGCCGGTGCTGGTATTGGATGAATGGGCGGCAGATCAGGATCCTTATTTCAGAAAATTCTTTTATGAGCGATTGTTGCCGGAACTGAGGGCGAAGCGCAAAACAATCATCGCAGTTACACATGATGACGCCTATTTCAGACATGCAGACAGGATTGTGAAGTTTGATTATGGAAAGGTCGCCAAAGATATTTTCATTAACGTCCAGGAAATGGATACCGAGACCCTGAAATTATGGTAG